A window of Ignavibacterium sp. contains these coding sequences:
- a CDS encoding ATP-binding protein yields MINWLRKKFKGDRKYFSIVFFIFLMIPVSGIITNNLIEKTKAEWFDILTRKINYLQSSITGDFNKEQTKLLSIVKVLKSKLVIDLSNSEELYKTFVEILNDKKFDEYSLEIFAPNGKLIAWSKSVAINQNELFPLPAPLGETYFLEKPLAFYISIIDTIHIDSDVFYLTANYPIELKYSLTNPYFRNINFSEKCSKNYEIECKVDFNPFTSSTKDGKKYSFELLNNNEKKIGLATINKPTLVAELNSIKDISANIQAILVFIALVFVGLGLKTDYRSLTSLKIKFILFVFYLVIVRVIIFLLDIPTRLIEGPLTEPANFSSTFAFGIVKSPIEFLVTNFFLVLIAIQFFRYTNIYLLNREIKKPNLLTRSFSILLFPLIVLLMRGFAAAIRSVIFDSKLRYFKDPDIIPDLTLLSMHLNILLIGFIVTALVIGLFNLVLKMNGFNVKKKIVGLFVISYLTLVIISLVMFFISKDPLVNILILIAFVAAIILVSYQVLIRSRNSVFNYVLLLLVGSIFSITLLNYFNSKLEKESLKTTAYELNRIDENLIQFYLMELINQSASDEKVISSFAQSNLNFDALAFIQWSNSILQKESMNSFLAFYDRFGNKKGSFDIGFSSKEKIPVNKVPVSNEVIFFNEARNPIEKNIIGIKRISELGVTRGFISSGIDFNISKLTASEFPDFIGSNLSLLNQVVNIKQLKIFLFLNGELAQVYGDIFPSREQIKNLLNTELDSTFNDGWLKLDFSGETYQTYLLKTFDNGNEILTAISVADKEFSWNLFNFFKVFFVHAIFILIVFVALFIIRIRKINYTFKTKILFAFLFVSIIPVIVLAIYNRQVVEERSRESIFNELKQRADYVQSHIESQIKKNKNRNIIQASENASNELKISFSIFDGTEQVFNSNNNYSQIELLDKKLNSGAYYHLHYLRSKEFMTSEKINDYVYDSYYRQIKLDNKEYILAVNDAFNKIKIPFSTTEIDVVIFGIYSFAVLLIVLFSTIFANQISSPIQKLTKATEAVGKGDLNVQIQHNAKGEIKELLDGFNLMTMELKKNQMELAELERESAWKEMAKQVAHEIKNPLTPMKLAIQQLIAAYREKHGDFDKLFDKVSNTILTQIDNLSQIASEFSRFAKMPSLKIEVVDLIKVVNDTINIFINEKAKIILETDYQEALIEADKNQLSRMFINFIRNSIQANADKIIININSKENDFEIRITDNGTGIPEEIRDKIFNENFTTKNQGMGLGLSMAKRFIENINGRIELESSSEKGTTFKIIIPAYKKV; encoded by the coding sequence ATGATTAATTGGCTCAGAAAAAAGTTTAAAGGCGATAGAAAATATTTCTCTATCGTCTTTTTTATTTTTTTGATGATTCCTGTCTCGGGAATTATTACAAACAATCTTATCGAAAAAACCAAAGCAGAATGGTTTGATATTCTTACCAGAAAGATTAACTATTTACAATCTTCAATTACGGGAGATTTTAATAAAGAGCAAACCAAATTACTTTCAATCGTAAAAGTACTAAAATCAAAATTAGTTATTGATCTTTCGAATAGTGAAGAATTATATAAGACCTTTGTTGAAATTTTAAATGATAAAAAATTTGATGAATATTCTTTGGAAATTTTTGCTCCAAATGGAAAGCTGATTGCCTGGAGTAAATCAGTTGCAATAAATCAGAACGAACTTTTTCCTTTACCAGCTCCGCTTGGCGAAACTTATTTTCTTGAGAAACCGCTTGCATTTTACATTTCGATAATTGACACAATTCACATTGATTCAGATGTATTTTATTTAACAGCAAATTATCCGATTGAATTAAAATATTCTTTAACAAATCCTTATTTCAGAAACATCAATTTTTCAGAAAAATGTAGTAAGAATTATGAAATAGAATGCAAAGTTGATTTTAATCCTTTTACATCTTCCACAAAGGATGGTAAGAAATATTCTTTCGAACTTCTTAATAACAACGAAAAGAAAATTGGTCTCGCTACTATTAACAAACCAACTTTGGTTGCTGAACTCAATTCAATTAAAGATATTTCTGCGAATATTCAGGCGATACTTGTATTTATTGCACTTGTATTTGTTGGTTTGGGATTAAAGACTGATTATCGCAGTCTGACTTCATTAAAAATTAAATTTATTCTTTTCGTTTTTTATTTAGTTATTGTAAGAGTAATTATTTTCCTCCTGGATATTCCAACAAGATTAATTGAAGGACCATTAACTGAGCCGGCAAATTTCTCATCCACTTTTGCTTTTGGAATTGTAAAATCTCCAATAGAATTTCTCGTAACAAATTTCTTTCTTGTTCTGATTGCGATTCAGTTTTTCAGATATACTAATATCTATCTCCTAAATCGTGAAATCAAAAAGCCAAATCTGTTAACAAGATCTTTCTCAATTTTGTTATTTCCGCTTATTGTGTTATTGATGCGTGGTTTTGCAGCGGCAATCAGAAGCGTAATTTTTGATTCAAAACTTAGATACTTCAAAGATCCTGATATAATTCCGGATTTAACTTTACTTTCAATGCATCTTAATATTTTGCTGATTGGATTCATCGTTACCGCTTTAGTTATCGGTTTATTTAATCTTGTTTTGAAAATGAATGGCTTTAATGTGAAGAAGAAAATTGTAGGTTTGTTTGTCATATCATATCTGACTTTAGTCATCATAAGTCTAGTAATGTTTTTTATAAGTAAAGATCCACTCGTAAATATTTTAATCCTCATAGCTTTTGTTGCTGCAATTATTCTTGTCAGTTATCAGGTTCTTATCAGAAGTCGGAACTCTGTTTTTAATTATGTTTTACTTCTTCTTGTTGGTTCGATATTTTCAATCACATTATTAAACTATTTTAATTCTAAACTTGAAAAGGAATCATTAAAAACAACCGCTTATGAACTGAATAGAATTGATGAAAATCTTATTCAGTTCTATTTGATGGAGCTTATAAATCAATCAGCTTCAGATGAAAAGGTGATTTCATCTTTCGCTCAAAGCAATTTAAACTTTGATGCACTTGCATTTATACAATGGTCTAATAGCATTCTGCAAAAAGAATCTATGAATTCTTTTCTTGCTTTTTACGACCGTTTCGGAAATAAAAAGGGAAGTTTTGATATTGGTTTTTCTTCGAAGGAAAAAATTCCCGTTAACAAAGTTCCAGTTTCGAATGAGGTTATTTTTTTTAATGAAGCAAGAAATCCAATAGAAAAAAATATTATCGGAATAAAAAGAATTTCCGAACTTGGAGTTACGCGAGGATTTATTTCTTCAGGTATTGATTTTAATATATCAAAACTAACTGCTTCTGAATTTCCGGATTTCATTGGATCAAATCTATCTCTACTGAATCAGGTTGTTAATATTAAACAACTTAAAATATTTCTTTTCCTGAATGGCGAATTAGCTCAGGTTTATGGTGATATTTTTCCATCGAGAGAGCAAATTAAAAATCTGTTAAATACTGAACTTGATAGCACATTCAACGATGGCTGGTTGAAATTGGATTTTAGTGGAGAGACTTATCAAACTTATCTTCTCAAGACTTTCGATAATGGCAATGAAATTCTGACGGCGATTTCAGTTGCAGATAAAGAATTCAGTTGGAATCTGTTTAATTTCTTCAAAGTGTTTTTTGTTCACGCTATTTTTATTCTGATTGTATTTGTGGCTTTGTTTATAATCAGAATCAGAAAAATTAATTATACATTCAAGACAAAAATTCTTTTTGCATTTCTGTTTGTGTCTATTATTCCCGTGATAGTTCTAGCAATTTACAATCGTCAGGTTGTTGAAGAACGCTCGAGGGAAAGTATTTTCAATGAACTAAAACAAAGAGCTGATTATGTTCAAAGTCATATTGAAAGTCAGATTAAAAAAAATAAAAACAGAAATATCATTCAAGCTTCAGAAAATGCTTCTAATGAATTAAAAATTTCTTTTTCAATTTTCGATGGAACTGAGCAAGTTTTCAATTCAAATAATAATTATTCGCAAATTGAATTACTTGACAAAAAATTAAACTCAGGAGCATATTATCATTTGCATTATCTTCGTTCGAAAGAGTTTATGACAAGTGAAAAGATTAATGATTATGTTTACGATTCTTACTACCGCCAAATCAAACTTGATAATAAAGAATACATCCTTGCTGTTAATGATGCTTTCAATAAAATTAAAATTCCTTTTTCCACAACTGAAATTGATGTAGTAATATTTGGCATTTATTCTTTCGCAGTGCTTCTGATAGTTTTGTTCAGTACAATTTTCGCTAACCAGATTTCATCACCAATTCAAAAATTGACAAAGGCAACAGAAGCTGTTGGTAAAGGTGATCTTAATGTTCAGATTCAACATAATGCGAAAGGTGAAATTAAAGAATTGCTCGATGGTTTTAATCTTATGACTATGGAGCTTAAGAAAAATCAGATGGAACTTGCGGAACTTGAAAGGGAATCTGCCTGGAAAGAAATGGCAAAACAAGTTGCACACGAAATAAAAAATCCGCTTACGCCAATGAAACTTGCAATTCAACAGTTGATTGCAGCATACAGAGAAAAGCACGGTGATTTTGATAAATTATTTGATAAAGTATCTAACACGATTTTAACTCAGATTGATAACCTGAGTCAGATTGCGTCCGAGTTCAGCAGGTTTGCAAAAATGCCAAGCTTGAAAATTGAAGTTGTTGATTTGATTAAAGTTGTCAACGATACAATTAACATTTTTATCAATGAAAAAGCAAAAATTATTTTAGAAACAGATTATCAGGAAGCATTGATTGAAGCTGATAAAAATCAGTTGAGCAGAATGTTTATTAATTTCATTCGCAATTCAATTCAAGCTAATGCGGATAAAATTATCATTAATATAAACAGCAAAGAAAATGATTTTGAAATAAGAATTACAGATAATGGAACCGGAATACCGGAAGAAATTCGTGATAAGATTTTTAATGAAAACTTCACAACAAAAAATCAGGGAATGGGTTTAGGTTTAAGTATGGCAAAGAGATTTATTGAAAATATTAATGGCAGAATTGAACTTGAATCATCTTCAGAAAAAGGAACGACATTCAAAATAATAATTCCGGCGTATAAAAAAGTTTAA
- a CDS encoding DUF4783 domain-containing protein: MKKLLSILLIIIFYSGFLSAQENFRSNIQSKDSNQIINYVFDDIEISIREGNVGRLSKYLGAQTYFSLSNGVNGYYSPNQAYYILEDFFNLYKVTAFKFNQISKDKISPYATGTFSFDNKGKRNTAKVYISLKKIGDKWNITQLTIN; this comes from the coding sequence ATGAAAAAATTATTATCCATATTACTTATTATAATATTTTATTCGGGATTTCTTTCCGCACAGGAAAATTTTCGTTCAAATATTCAATCAAAGGATTCTAATCAAATAATCAATTATGTTTTTGATGATATTGAAATTTCAATCAGAGAAGGAAATGTTGGAAGATTATCTAAATATCTTGGTGCACAAACTTATTTTAGTCTTTCTAACGGAGTGAATGGTTATTATTCTCCAAATCAGGCATACTATATTTTGGAAGATTTCTTTAATTTGTACAAAGTAACAGCTTTTAAGTTTAATCAGATTAGCAAAGACAAAATCAGTCCTTATGCAACCGGGACTTTTTCTTTCGATAACAAAGGGAAAAGAAACACTGCAAAAGTATATATCTCTTTGAAGAAAATTGGTGATAAGTGGAATATTACTCAACTAACTATTAACTGA
- a CDS encoding dihydroorotase has translation MKLLLKNASVINPLQNLNEKDFDILIEDGIIKETGKNLQINSGDIKTIDLSGKIISPGFIDIHVHLREPGREDEETVETGCNAAANGGFTAVACMPNTEPAIDSAEVVEFIKKQASGHLVDVYPVAAATLGRKGEVLSPMAELKDAGAVAFSDDGVAIKSSSLLKRALEYSLMFDLPIIEHCEDESLAGGAMNESINSTLLGLPAIPNVAEDLIVMRDILLAEYTGGRVHIAHISSANAVNMVREAKKKGIKVTAEVTPHHFTLTDDAVKTYDTNTKMNPPLRTRKDVEAIIEGLKDGTIDAIASDHAPHSIEEKEMEFEYAPNGIVGLETSVGLAFTELLHKKLLSIEELILKYAINPRKILNLGMPLIQKGNIANLTILDTDVVWTVDKTKFLSKSRNTPFHKRLLTGKAIGVINNRKMFFDGRFTSI, from the coding sequence ATGAAACTATTATTAAAAAACGCTTCAGTAATAAATCCATTGCAGAATCTGAACGAAAAGGATTTTGATATTCTTATAGAAGATGGAATTATAAAAGAAACAGGAAAAAATCTTCAAATAAATTCTGGAGATATTAAAACTATTGATTTATCCGGAAAAATAATTTCTCCGGGATTTATAGATATTCATGTTCATCTGCGAGAGCCGGGAAGGGAAGATGAAGAAACAGTTGAAACAGGTTGTAATGCTGCTGCGAATGGTGGATTTACAGCAGTTGCATGTATGCCAAACACAGAACCTGCAATTGACTCAGCAGAAGTGGTTGAGTTTATTAAAAAGCAGGCATCTGGTCATCTTGTTGATGTTTATCCTGTTGCTGCTGCTACATTAGGTAGAAAAGGTGAGGTTCTTTCACCAATGGCAGAACTTAAAGATGCAGGTGCTGTTGCTTTTTCAGATGACGGTGTTGCGATTAAATCTTCTTCTTTACTAAAGCGGGCATTGGAATATTCATTAATGTTTGATTTACCGATAATCGAACATTGTGAAGATGAGTCGCTTGCTGGTGGAGCTATGAATGAAAGTATAAACTCAACATTACTTGGTTTGCCTGCAATTCCAAATGTTGCTGAAGATTTAATTGTTATGCGTGACATTTTATTAGCTGAATATACAGGTGGACGAGTTCATATCGCACATATTAGCTCAGCTAATGCAGTAAATATGGTTCGTGAAGCAAAGAAAAAAGGGATAAAAGTTACTGCGGAAGTTACTCCGCATCATTTTACGCTGACAGATGATGCAGTAAAAACTTATGATACAAATACCAAAATGAATCCTCCTTTAAGAACAAGAAAAGATGTTGAAGCTATTATTGAAGGATTGAAGGACGGAACGATTGACGCAATCGCTTCAGACCATGCGCCACATTCAATTGAAGAAAAGGAAATGGAATTCGAATATGCTCCTAATGGAATTGTTGGACTTGAAACCTCAGTTGGATTAGCTTTTACCGAACTACTTCATAAAAAACTTTTAAGTATTGAAGAATTGATTCTAAAATATGCAATCAATCCGAGAAAAATTTTAAATCTTGGTATGCCTTTAATTCAAAAAGGCAATATTGCTAATCTTACTATTCTCGATACTGATGTTGTCTGGACTGTTGATAAAACAAAATTCTTATCTAAATCCAGAAATACTCCATTTCATAAAAGACTACTCACAGGAAAAGCAATTGGAGTAATTAACAATCGTAAAATGTTTTTCGATGGAAGATTCACATCAATCTGA